CGCCATTCATTCACAGACCATTTCATACCTCAATTTCCCAAACATGGTCCTCGTGAACATTCTGTTCTGAAGCCTTCTTTTGCGTCACTTGACTTTCCAAAGAAATTCGAACTCGTCTTGCTCTGACACGAGCTTGAGCTCTTACCAATGCTTGCATACATTGAAGTGTTTCTGCTGCTTGCTTTCGGACAGCATGGCCACGAACAAGAGCCTGGAGTCTAACTAATCCTTTTAATGCTCGTAAAGCCCTCCTAGCCTGGTAGAtatgacaaaagaaaaaatgaGAGTGCCGCAAAGCCACATACATATGGGAGAAGAATACCACAAAATCATGAATTAGGTCGTATTTTAAGTTACTACTTATTTTGAATATTCTTCATATAGGTGCATATCTGGTCAGCCCATACCTAAAACATGAAAAGATGAGTTCATGTGAAGGTAGCTAGGCTCTAAGACTCATTTatttaaaacaaaaaaagagagagatcacATTGTGTactgatgcaaaaaaaaaagatgcagaGATCGATCCAACAATCTATAAAACTTTACTCCCAGGAGATCAAAACAAAGACTGAATATCTAATGACCAGTAGCATACTAGCATTAGTCCTTTTGTTTACTTTTAAATATTATCATCTGGAACATTTTGTCTTATATATGACAGAGACTAAAAGTTGTCCATGCTATCATGTTAATAGCATCTATTCCGTGAAGAATCTGATGGTTATTTACGAGACTGCAGAGGTTCCTGTAAATCCCAGCAGTTTCTCCTACTAGATTTAAATGTTCATCTGGGAAAATTCAAATCAAGGCCTAACAAAAATTGAGAATTTTTACAGATATATCTTGTAACGTCACATAATTGGACAGCAGCCAAGTGGTACTACTGACCATCTTCACAGGTGATAAATTATCCAGAACTTTGTCACACATAATAGAAGGGACAGCATTCACAACagtctttcctttttttcctagCATCAAAGCATTACTTGGTCCCTACCTCACTTTAAGTTTGTGGCACATGAATTGCAATATATCCCGTGCTTTTCTAAGTCTCAGTAATAGCAATATAATATGGTAATATAAGATGGAGTATAATACCAAGAACGCTCGAAAGGCAGATTGAATAACTATTGCAGCATGATTCTCCCTTGTATCCAATTCAATCTGAGATACTTGAAGAGTTGTACCGGGTGAGGAGGTGATATTTGATATTGCCTGAATGTTGGTGTCACATGCCAATGGCTCAGTTTGTACACTGAGTTCTTCGACTGCAGCAGCACTTTCAGTATCAATAGAATGTTTTCGCTTGTGTAGCAACTGCGCAGTAGAGCTCCTCTACAATTAGCACAAAGTAGGGTCTTAAAGAATGATGAATACAGTAGAAAAAATAACAATGCTTAATATGTAAATGTGTGGCAATAGTGAGCCAAATATGGAGTACAAGAaatcaaaatatagcaatgcAATAGTTTGCTTAACTGGCCATGCTATCAGACTCACTGACTCAGCACTGAACACCTTAATACACAAGATATAACTCATACCAGATCTTCTGCTATTTCATATACAATATTTTTGAGTGgttattttatataaattccTGGACAAAGTACATAAAAAGGCAATATATAGAAAATAACCTAACTGTTTCAGTGGCAATAGTTTAGACTGAATTgatttatattgagatttattaTAAAGCAAGAAATTTCAGAAGAAATAAATTCGATTTAGTCACATTTATGTACATAAATTTGTTGTAAAATGTTTTTAAACTCAGCCTGTCCACTATATGGTGAATGTGAGAAGGATGAAAACATTACAGTGTTGATGGCGGCAACTAGCAACAGAAATAATTTGGCAAGGTCAATGAACAGAAAAAGGTGCTACCATTAGGCATTAGCTACATGACACATGGCAAACAAGATTTATATATCTGTGACACTTCTGATAATGAACAAGAGAATAGTGTAGCGGTAACCCTTAAGTGATATGTCAGATGATAACAACATATCAACAGTCAGCAACAACAGCACCGACTGTCTTCCAGTGAGTTTAGGTAAAACAtctatttttcatatcattCTTAAAGATTCCTCATGTTTTGTCAGGGAAAGACAAACATACATATGACGCATATCATATTCTTCCACTCACAACAGGGCAAAACATGAAATGACTTAAACAAAATACTACATGTCACATACTCACATGTACCAAATATGAAGTTATAAACAATTCGTTATCATTGCAGAGCAAACAACCATACTGAATATCATTCGGCTTACCACTCCACTGCTTTCAGAAGTTTGTGCTTTTTCATGCTTTTTTATCCCAACAAGTGATTTAATCCACTTGGCTGAAATGCCCATATTGGCCTTTCAACCCTTCTCCTTTAACCAGTTAGCACGGTAATACCTGTGGATGAGAAGATCATTGTCAAATGAAGTAGTacaaaataatgaatattgTACTGAAAATGGATCACAAATATGAGGAATTTTCGGTAGTGTACAATAGCGTTCAAAATGTCAAATGAACCAAGAAAAGGAGGTAGTCATAACATCTTATCTAACTCATTGATTAGAACAACTAAGTAATTAAAACGTGGCTGCTCAATTTACACATGCCACCAAGAACAATCCACAGCACTTCCGCCGAAGCTCATCAAGTAACGCCAATCGACATCATCACCCATTTTCTCCCGATATTGCACAAATTATCCACTCAAAAAAAAGCAGCAAAGATGACAAAAAAAAGCACAACTTTTCCAACAGTCCTTGTAAATTCTTACACAAGGAGGTGGCATTGCTGAACATACAAATCAATTTGCATCATTCCACGGTTTACCATAAACAATAGCTACTGCCTACAGCAAAGTATTTCTGCAACGAAGTAGCCTTACAACAAGCCAGTAATCAGTTGCACAAAAAATCTCATCAGACTACTCAACTTTTAACAGGCAGAACTAAAAGAAGCAGGGATGGAAGGGGAGTTCATGAGCAGAATGTGAAAGAGCGCCATAGCACATTCAAAGTAGCAGCTATGAGGCACCATTATCTAAGGAGAAGTCATGAGCTGGAACACTAATCTTCCACCATTTACCAAAGATAGCCAAAGAGTCAAGAGCTTCATCTCCAGACTACCAACCCTGCAATCTTGCAAAGGTTCTAACCGAGATGAACCCTGAAGAACATTGGCAACAAACAGGGAAAAGAAACATCCGCAAAGAAAGTTTACATCTTTCTTCACTACACACAAAAACTCACATCTTTGGAACTTATACTAACAAACTTTGCAGAAtgtcggcaaaaaaaaaaaaagagccacAGTGAGGGCTAATTTTGCAGAAACCAACTGAAGGACATGCAAAATCTTGGGCGAAATGTGAACCCAAATTTTGGGTAAAGCGAGGTAATTTCAACGCCAAGCAAACCAAAAATACAGCCGCCTCTCAAACAACTAATGAATTCAGTGGATTCCCAAGATATCCTCAAATCCACACCAAATTCGGGCAAGAACAGGCACCAATTCTTGGGGAGAATGGGAGAGGATGAACAGAAACTCCACCTTGCCAGCGGCGAAGAGGGGTCAAAATCGCCACCGACTTGGCGAGGCGAccaccccttcctcctcctcctcctctgtctGGGGATGGATTCCtgagctccaactccacccttttggatttctttttttttttgctgtgtgCTTTTCTACTCCTCGTTTTGACGCTTCCTTTCGATTATTCTGAGGGAATTTCATTTCTTTCAGGTCCTTGTGATTTTCCTTTTTGTCGGCAACGTACTCTGCTCCTCCAACTTCTGATTTATTAGTAAAtccttgctctctctctctctctctctataaaaaaaaacattccaaACATCCAAGCTAAAATTAGTGGAAGTAAAAATGACACTTCtcactattaaaaaaatagcaatgGCGATAGGTAGATAAAGAATATTTAAGAGATAAAACTTCTCGTTTATGTGTTGATATTAGGTATAGGATgatagaagttggttttttaaataattaactatttgtcactcttACAAGTAATTCTAAAGGATTTGCTACTAGACCtatatgtcatacacacataatgaCACATATGTCATAGACAACGAGTGGCAAatttttaattgccacatcttaaaagtggcaaatagttctATGtcaattctttttataaaatttaaactttaaaagttgagggttttttttaatggagggagtacagacCGTGTCAATTATTTGAAAATGGTGGAGTATAAAATTATTGTTTTTCACAGGGATTCCAGTGGAAACTGAAAAATCCAAGTGCACGAGCGATGATTACTTAAAAGAACGGGTGCTTTTGTGTCATAATAGCATGGAAGAAATAAATAgatagccttttttttttacttttcagacctccaaatattaaaatattttaatatttaaacGTGGATGGAGCAATAGGCCGTGCGGCGTGGTCGGTCCAAGGGGTACGTCGCTGCGTGTGCTCATCACCTTTTCAGTTTTCACCTTTTCAGTATAACAGACTGTCCGGTGGGGCCCACAGAGCAGAGGACCACCGGACGAAGTCAATGCATTGTGGCCCCAGCCAAGGATTTGGTCATTTcttaaaacgaaaaaaaaacatctttacCTACTTAACccaaactatttttttcttcaaaatacgGACGTTACAcgtacctccgtctcaaaataagtacagtcatgggaatccgtgtccaacgtttgaccgttcgtcttatttgaaaaatttatgataaaatttaaaaaagttagtcacacataaagtattattcatgttttatcatctagtaacaataaaaatattaatcataaaaaatttcaaataagacgaacggtcaaacgttagacatgaacattgtaaaactgcacttattttgtgacgaagggagtactacaCAATATCAcgtaccactgaaagaataactAGAGCACTAAAACAGCTACAGGACTCTCTACCAATAGACTAGCCAGTTGAACTGTGTTTACTTCGCAACCCTCAAACTATTTTATCTCACCTTAGaattgaatttctattattAGTGCCTGGTGAAATATCTTACTATTAGCTACTCCCTCTGCtctaaaataatttgaattctAAAGTTTAAActttatttcaaaataagttaattTATATCAATTTTAAATTGAAAAGACATATATTTAATATCTTTTACCTATCAATCCATTAATAGTAGTACTTCTCTTTCTGTTAATAAGGTATGGTGTGGCCTTCTTTTTCTATTGAAGTTGTATAGGGATGTGAGGATAGTTAACTTTGAGAAAGAGAGATTAGCTATCAAAAATCATATGAACTTACTTTGAAATCTGCCTATGCTACGGATAGTTTGGCGGCACTTCTTTCACTGCTAAATAATTAGAGAATTTTCGGCATTTCATAGCGATGAACGAATTAATGGGCCATTGTTCAAACGGCATATTTGTaaatgaaaagtaatttgtgaataaaatttttatatacgtgttcttagcgatataaaattaaaggctaaaaaataagcTTCGATgtaaaaacctcaaaatcaatttaaggttgaaaaatcaatttttggctgataaatataagtataagtgaaaagatgaggctgTAAATCCATTGGAATTCACATatatctctctctatatatacatTATCTTCACTCTTTCTTTTTAACACACGATATTCACATGTCGGTGGATGTACGTAAACTGAAAGATTTTCCAAAATTTAAGGAACTGCAAGCTCCGGTATTTATTCACTCACTCTCATGCGTCCGTTCAGGGGTGTCTGAAAATAAATTCAGAGAGAGTGACAATTCAATCAATCAATATTTGCTCAATCTAATCTACACGACATCTTTAATTCCTCATAGGTGGTCCTGATGCTTGGCCCTCAACTAATTTCCTGTCATGTCAGATAGTACTAATTATTCAGAACTCAAAGTCGTTAGGTTCGTGTTAATTATTTAGAGTTCTCCAGTTACTCAAAAGTtcattgttcttttcttttttttcttttttagaagTAGGTGGTTTCTAAGAAAGATTCCGTTGCAAAACCTTGAAACTTATTCATATTCATACATGCATTGTTATCTTTTAAGTTAATCTGTCTGCATCATTTGATCATTAATTGTACTGCTAAAAgacaagtatatatataatcatgcatgcatgcacgtcaGAACACAAGAAACATTCAGAGATCATATGCTGTGACCACCAGTTAACTTCAGTTTATTAGTGCTTAAAGAGAAGTTAAGAATATAATTGGCCGGCAGAATAGAAAACAGAGGAAGTGGAATACAAAATGTGCCAGAAAAATTGTAGTAGGAAGGTTGTTAGtgcatacatatatgattatatgaatAAAAATATGTGGATATGTGTTTGGAGAGGAATGAAACACAAAAGGAAATTAAAGAAGGTTACTAAATAGGTTGACTAAGAGAAGATCATTAAACAAATTGATTAatctgaaaaaataattttattaataaaaaCAGGAGTAACTTTTGCTTCTTTTTCATCAAAAGTTTCAAAACTATGTTAAATAGAGTTTAGAGTCAAACAAGCCTCCGTTACTCTTGTGGACCCAAATAGCCAACCTCTATCTCTGTAGGCCCACTAATGTTGGGCCCAAAACAGAAAAAAGCCCAATCCCGGAAGCCCAATAAGGCCTAACTCAACAAACTTGTAATACTATTACACGTTGTGCTGTACTCCGTATGCAGTAGAAACTCAACTCCGGCGTTGCATAAAATATCAAAgttttattttatctttatcGATCTCGAGATAAAACTCGATAAATTCCGTCGTCTTCTCGCCGGAATTCGTAAGCCGCCGCCGTtgatcgacgacggcgacgacgacgatggcggcgccaGGGTGCAACAGCGACAACAGCCGGTACTACGACCTCCTCGGCGTGCcgcgcggcgccgacggcgacgagatcAGGCGCGCGTACCGGCGCGCCGCCGTGACGCACCACCCGGAcaagggcggcgacgaggaggcgttCAAGGAGGTGGCCCGCGCGTACCAGGTGCTCGGCGACCCCGCCCTGCGCGAGGTCTACGACGTCTacggcgaggacggcgtcaaTGGcggggtcggcgccgccgccgccggcttcggCCGGTACGACGACGCGTTTGACGAGTTCGTCGAGACGTTCAGgtacctcgtcgccgccggcggcgccgacagggCGTTCGGCGACGCCGTCGAGATGCTCAGGCACTTGGtggccggtgtcgccgccggcggtggcgccgacgacggcggcaaggCGTTCGACGAGGTGATCGTTGGGATGTTCAAGAACATGATGTCCGGCGGCGACAGCAGCGTGGAGTTCGTTGACTTGTCCCTCGAGGAGTTCTACAATGGCGCCACCAAGAAGTTCACGCTCTCGCGCGACGTCACCTGCATCCCCTGCAAAGGGTAATGTGACGTCATCCAAACCTTGCCGCGGATCatgtcaaactgttttaaacacTCGAGTGGAAGTTCACCcgttttttttcatatcatccgaatggttataatttttttttaaaaaaataacaatgatagattaatatgtaatatatcacttcataaacatgcaagttaataTTCGACTTCtataatttgtaaaaaaaacaataaatttgaCTGCGAATATACATATACTAGTtaaagtttaatttgttatttttgttacaatttgtaggagtcgaatttgaatttgcatgtttgtgaattttttttaaagattaataTTACATACTAATCtatatagtaattttttttaaatttttttataattatttagttGACATGTAAGAAACGGGTGGACATCGAACTgagagattagaatccatctaCCACGCTTCGTCGTCTTCGCCGTGTCGCTAATCTAACGTGTTTGTTGTTTCGCTTGGTCCCGAGCAGGACGGGGAGTacgctcgcctcgccggcgacgtgcgCGGCGTGCAGCGGCGCCGGCTACAAGGTGGTCTCCCAGCTGATGCGACTCCGGCGACGCGGGAGCGAGCCCtgcgcggcgtgcggcggcagaGGCGAGGTCTCACGGGGCCTGAAGCGCTGCTCCGCGTGCCGCGGCAGCAAGGTGGCGACGGACACCAAGGTCCTGGAGCTCGCCGTCGAGAAGGGCGTGCCGGACGGCCACCGGATCACCTTCCCCGGCGAGGCCGACGTCAAGGTACGTACACCACCCACCTCGGATTTGACCGAACACCTTGAGCTCATCTGAATCGATGCGTCATCGTGACACGTTGTGCCGTGCAGGAgaacggcgtcgccggcgacctggTGATGGGGCTCCGGCAGAAGAAGCACGGCAAGTTCACGAGGAAAGGCGACGACCTCGTCTACGAGCACGAGCTGTCGCTGGCAGAGGCGCTGTGCGGGTTCCAGTTCGTGATCACCCACCTCGACGGCCGGCGGCTGCTGGtcacctccggcgccggcgaggtgatCAGGCCGGGCCAGCTCAAGGCCATCGACGGCGAGGGCATGCCAGTGCACGGCATGCCGTTCGCCAAGGGCACGCTCTACGTCGCCTTCCGCGTCGCGTTCCCGGGCACGATGACCCCGGCGCTCCGCGACGCCGTCGCGGCCGCGTTCCCCGCGgccacgaaggcggcggccgtggaggacggcggcgggtgcgaggagacgacgacgacgacgcgggacgtcggaggggaagaggagatgAAGCTCAACGCGAAGGGCGAGCAGTCGCCGACGACGCGGATGgagcacggcgccggcggcgaggatgaaTACGTGCACGTGCACGGgcacgtcgacgaggaggaggaggataatGAGGAGATGTAACTTGTGACATAGTAGACATTACGAATCAAAATTGAAGTTGCATCTTTTATACAGCTAGTGCAAAGTTTTGTAGAAAGGCATAGCATTCGCAACAATGTGTCAGAAAAATGCAATATGCTTTAATTaaagggttaattagatccatgccgtggcaaataaaaaaaatgccacACCTATTCTGGAATCTGGGTGTGTGTCACTACTATTCCGTCAAATTGGATCCGTGCCACAATGTACACCCTGCGCGGGCTTTGCCACCGTTTTAGGGTACCGTATTTTCGTATGGACAGTTTTGCCCTTGCGTTCACATGCTTAGACCTCGAGCTCTGGTCCGGCTCGACCAGCTCGCCATTCATTCCCtacaccgaaaccctagcttcttGACGGCGGCAAGTTCTTACCAAATTGCCGCATTGTAGCCACCGGCGTCGAGGATTCCTTGCGGTGTTCGAAATCTGCACGGTGGCGGAGGCACCGCAAGCACACTTCAGCGTGGGGATGAAAGGAGGTGATTCCCTCAATGTACCAACACTGCAACCACTCAAAGATTGCTTCCAACTCGGTGGATCCATCGTCGCTTGCCGTCGCGCTAGCAGTCGTCCGCGTCGTCGTCTTCCACCGCCGtagcctgcgccgccgccatcaagAAGCTAGGCTTCGGTGTGGGGAACGAATGGCGAGCTGGTCGAGCCGGACCAGAGCTCGAGGTCTAAGCACGTGAACACGAGGGCAAAATTTGTCCATACGAAAATACAATACCCTAAAACAGTGGCAAAGCCCGCGCGGGGCGGATCCAATTTGATGGAATAGTAGTGGCACGCACCCGGATTCCGGAATAGGTGTGGCATTTTTTTATTTGCCACATTTcgagtggcatggatccaattaacccttaatTAAACAGCTAATACGCGGAGGTTAGAAGGGGTCGGAGAATTTGTTGCCGAACCCTACCACCTAGTGATTAGGAATCACAATTCATGATATTATAACTGGACTACCACCTCATCGATCGATCTATACCCGCATGTCATCATCCATCGCGTACCCACGGCCGGTCCTATGATTTTGAGGGCCCTAGGCGAACTCATCGCGATGAGCCTTCTAagctatatataaaatttattgaTATATACACATGCTAATTTTACTTGCAAAACGAAAACAAATACatccatatattaaatttaacatacctggtaattatcaagaaataaagtcgaccaaaataacaatatatttgTAACTTGGAACTAATATCATTATTCACTAACTTAATGAAGAATAGAACCATATCATATCCATTGCTTCCTATGAAAAGATacttcttcgggcatttcttgatgCAAAATCATCAAGAACGGTAGTAAGATCAATAGTGTCCAAGATATCCTTCTCGATTAAGCACATAGTCAAGCCATTTAACCTTTCTTGCGACTTAGTTGATCTCAAATAGTTCTTCGACAACTTTAATTTTGAGAAACTTCTTTCAGCTGAAGCTACCGTCACATGTACGGTTAAGAGAATTCGATAggcaactgaaacatttttatagaaatCCGCATCTATAAAAAACTTCAGAATCCCAGGTGCGGACATCAAAGAATCTGGCAAACTCACTTGCAACACCTTTAATTCCGAATAAAAATCATTGATCTCAACATTGGATGAGATACTAGATTACTAGTATTAGGTGTTGGCACCCCTACCATTATGGCCCCCGCCATCATGGGCCCCCGGCGGTCGCCTCGGCTGCATAGGGCCAGGGCCGGCCCTGCGCGTACCGGGATGACCCGTGATTGCTTGCTTCGATTTGATTCAGCGGCGGCATGGCGATGGACGAGCGCGAGTCGGCCATCGCGGAAGagaagaaggtggtggtggaggaggaggaggaggaggtcggagACCTGAAACCTTTCTTctacg
This genomic window from Oryza sativa Japonica Group chromosome 12, ASM3414082v1 contains:
- the LOC136354612 gene encoding dnaJ protein homolog, giving the protein MAAPGCNSDNSRYYDLLGVPRGADGDEIRRAYRRAAVTHHPDKGGDEEAFKEVARAYQVLGDPALREVYDVYGEDGVNGGVGAAAAGFGRYDDAFDEFVETFRYLVAAGGADRAFGDAVEMLRHLVAGVAAGGGADDGGKAFDEVIVGMFKNMMSGGDSSVEFVDLSLEEFYNGATKKFTLSRDVTCIPCKGTGSTLASPATCAACSGAGYKVVSQLMRLRRRGSEPCAACGGRGEVSRGLKRCSACRGSKVATDTKVLELAVEKGVPDGHRITFPGEADVKENGVAGDLVMGLRQKKHGKFTRKGDDLVYEHELSLAEALCGFQFVITHLDGRRLLVTSGAGEVIRPGQLKAIDGEGMPVHGMPFAKGTLYVAFRVAFPGTMTPALRDAVAAAFPAATKAAAVEDGGGCEETTTTTRDVGGEEEMKLNAKGEQSPTTRMEHGAGGEDEYVHVHGHVDEEEEDNEEM